A region of Mammaliicoccus sp. Dog046 DNA encodes the following proteins:
- a CDS encoding CPBP family intramembrane glutamic endopeptidase, which yields MKNQINAQLIWFISSFVFFHLILFLMQGEKEVFWYLYTGIMLIAGISYIFYQRDIKSKRLLQSIGYGLIGAILMVILQLLLSQVYSGLSYASLLKELMYAGVFYKWQMLVTIVIAIPCHELYIRTILQNQLQMKFSQPVIAIVVSALASSSLFLYLDNIAIFIFIFLAQLILSTLFYYTKRIVTSYIAQVAAIIILVIIFS from the coding sequence GTGAAAAATCAAATTAATGCTCAATTAATATGGTTCATTTCTAGTTTTGTATTTTTCCACCTTATATTATTTTTAATGCAAGGTGAAAAAGAAGTATTTTGGTATTTATATACAGGCATCATGTTGATTGCAGGTATAAGCTATATTTTTTATCAACGCGACATTAAATCTAAACGGTTACTACAATCTATAGGTTATGGTTTAATTGGTGCAATCTTAATGGTTATTCTACAACTTTTGTTATCACAAGTTTATAGTGGGCTTTCTTATGCATCATTATTAAAAGAACTCATGTATGCTGGTGTGTTTTATAAATGGCAAATGCTTGTAACGATTGTAATCGCTATACCGTGTCATGAACTATATATTAGAACGATTCTACAAAATCAACTACAAATGAAATTTTCACAACCGGTTATAGCAATTGTTGTTAGTGCATTAGCATCAAGTTCATTGTTTTTATATTTAGATAATATAGCTATTTTTATTTTTATATTTTTAGCACAATTAATATTATCTACTTTGTTCTACTATACAAAGAGAATAGTGACTTCTTATATTGCCCAAGTTGCAGCAATTATTATACTTGTTATTATTTTTAGCTAA
- a CDS encoding flotillin family protein: MNLLILIIIAVIIGLVLLGSLVWYLYMKARFKTVPSNEALIITGPNIGDPKTESNVYQDDEGRHMRVVRGGGYRMKMFQSSTRISLKSFQLEIKTPVVWTKAGVGIEAEAVATVKVADQLKGIVKYAEQFLGKSKDEVSDEISQVLNTNLRAILSKMTVEEINSDREAFNNKVTEVAQEQLNNMGFTITSLGLSDISDNEGYLENLGKPEIAKIKKKADIAESDALRETEMKIAENTELTEKEKISREMNVADSRREKDLKEQSILSETNKAKAQAEASGQLERESRALEIKEKQLSVERTEKENELHLIQMERENDVRIQRQKDDVRRQQSETDAAIKIKQAEASYEARIKEGKAEAEVIREQEKAKADGLRERAKALSENKDVMLAEMMIQTLPEFAKAIAEPLSNVENIRILDGGNGQGINSLANGIISQMANAEEGLNQMTGFNLTKMLENVSNQKKTYAFEQNETANDDSELANEAESEVKTDELEETEQVVAQEKTEDVSETTNVNDQTEK; encoded by the coding sequence ATGAATTTATTAATTTTAATCATTATTGCGGTCATAATAGGCCTAGTCTTATTGGGATCATTAGTATGGTACCTTTACATGAAAGCGCGTTTTAAAACAGTGCCTTCAAATGAAGCTTTAATTATTACAGGTCCAAATATTGGGGACCCAAAAACAGAATCCAATGTGTATCAAGATGATGAAGGACGTCATATGAGAGTCGTACGTGGTGGCGGCTATAGAATGAAGATGTTCCAATCATCAACACGTATTTCTTTAAAATCATTTCAATTAGAAATTAAAACACCTGTTGTCTGGACTAAAGCAGGCGTAGGTATTGAGGCAGAAGCAGTAGCAACGGTTAAAGTTGCCGATCAGTTAAAAGGCATCGTGAAGTATGCTGAACAATTCTTAGGTAAATCAAAAGACGAAGTGTCTGATGAAATATCACAAGTATTAAATACTAACTTACGTGCAATCTTATCTAAAATGACTGTCGAAGAAATTAACTCAGATAGAGAAGCGTTTAATAACAAAGTAACAGAAGTTGCTCAAGAACAACTTAATAATATGGGCTTTACGATTACATCTCTAGGGTTATCTGATATAAGTGATAATGAAGGTTACTTAGAAAATCTAGGGAAACCTGAGATCGCTAAAATTAAGAAAAAAGCAGATATTGCTGAAAGTGATGCTTTAAGAGAAACTGAGATGAAAATCGCAGAAAACACTGAATTAACGGAGAAAGAAAAGATTTCTCGTGAAATGAATGTTGCTGACTCTCGTAGAGAAAAAGATTTAAAAGAGCAATCTATTTTAAGTGAAACAAACAAAGCGAAAGCACAAGCTGAAGCTTCTGGTCAGTTAGAGCGTGAGTCTAGAGCATTAGAAATTAAAGAAAAGCAATTGAGTGTAGAACGTACTGAAAAAGAAAATGAATTACACTTAATTCAAATGGAACGTGAAAACGATGTTCGCATTCAACGTCAGAAAGATGATGTACGTCGTCAACAATCTGAAACAGATGCAGCCATTAAAATTAAACAAGCTGAAGCATCTTATGAAGCACGTATCAAAGAAGGTAAAGCCGAAGCGGAAGTTATTAGAGAACAAGAAAAAGCTAAAGCAGATGGTTTAAGAGAAAGAGCAAAAGCACTTTCTGAAAATAAAGATGTGATGTTAGCTGAAATGATGATTCAAACGTTACCAGAATTTGCGAAAGCAATTGCAGAACCATTATCAAATGTTGAGAATATCCGTATTCTTGACGGTGGCAATGGACAAGGTATCAATTCATTAGCAAACGGCATTATTTCTCAAATGGCAAATGCTGAAGAAGGATTAAATCAAATGACAGGATTTAATTTAACTAAGATGCTTGAAAACGTCTCTAATCAAAAGAAAACATATGCTTTTGAACAAAATGAGACTGCTAATGACGATAGTGAACTTGCAAATGAAGCAGAATCAGAAGTAAAGACAGACGAATTAGAAGAGACAGAACAAGTAGTAGCACAAGAAAAAACAGAAGATGTATCTGAAACTACTAATGTAAACGATCAAACAGAAAAATAA